From Draconibacterium halophilum, one genomic window encodes:
- a CDS encoding chloride channel protein, with protein MSLIVGLLSGLAALLLKNLIHFVAEELTQMISVEGFTYLYLLYPFIGILLTVLFVRYVIRDDIGHGVSKILYSISKKSSKLKPHKTYSSMIASSLTIGFGGSVGSEAPIVLTGASIGSNLARIFKLRYKYITLMVGCGAAGAIAGIFNAPMAGIVFTLEVLMLDLTMAYLIPLLISAVAATVISYFFMGEGVMLHFSQVTPFDISMIWIYILVGIFTGLLGIYFTRGTMFLEKRFAAINNWFVRVVIGAVSLGILIFIFPPLWGEGYESINSVFNNQGADLLNNSMFFQWKDNPYVILLVLAGILIFKVLAMSATTGSGGNGGIFAPTLFTGAIAGYFLVKLLNTFFNLGVPENNFALAGMAGMMAAVMHAPLTGIFLTAEITGGYGLFIPLLITSTVAYVTIMRFEPHSIYTKRLAESGELITHHKDKAILRSMEVKKMIENDFAIISPDATLGDLVKAISKSNRNLFPIVDEEGYLKGMVKLSKVKNLIFEHELYDTVMVKDLMFMPEFYISSKDNMETVAKKFETSNRYNLAVIDDGKYLGFISRAIVFSNYRKTLEYFSNE; from the coding sequence TTGAGTTTAATTGTAGGGTTGTTAAGTGGATTAGCAGCTTTGTTGTTGAAAAACCTGATCCACTTTGTTGCTGAAGAGTTAACCCAAATGATTTCTGTTGAGGGATTTACTTATCTCTATTTATTGTATCCCTTTATTGGAATATTGCTGACGGTTTTGTTTGTTCGTTATGTAATTCGCGACGATATCGGGCATGGAGTTTCAAAGATTCTTTACTCGATTTCAAAAAAGAGTAGTAAACTCAAGCCTCATAAAACTTATTCATCAATGATTGCCAGCTCCTTAACCATTGGTTTTGGAGGATCGGTTGGGTCGGAGGCGCCAATTGTATTAACAGGAGCCTCAATCGGATCAAACCTTGCACGCATTTTTAAGCTTCGGTATAAATATATAACGCTGATGGTTGGATGCGGAGCTGCCGGTGCAATTGCTGGTATTTTTAATGCCCCAATGGCTGGCATTGTTTTTACACTTGAAGTGTTGATGCTTGACCTTACCATGGCTTATTTAATTCCATTGCTTATTTCGGCAGTGGCAGCAACAGTAATATCATACTTTTTTATGGGCGAAGGCGTAATGCTGCATTTCTCGCAAGTAACACCTTTTGACATTAGTATGATATGGATTTATATTCTGGTAGGTATTTTTACCGGTTTGCTGGGAATATATTTTACCCGTGGAACCATGTTTTTAGAAAAACGTTTTGCAGCTATAAATAATTGGTTTGTGCGCGTTGTTATAGGTGCCGTTTCATTGGGGATTTTGATTTTTATTTTTCCTCCGCTTTGGGGGGAAGGATACGAAAGCATAAATTCGGTATTTAATAACCAGGGAGCTGATTTATTGAATAACTCAATGTTTTTCCAGTGGAAAGATAACCCCTATGTAATTTTGCTTGTTTTAGCCGGAATACTCATTTTTAAAGTGTTAGCCATGTCGGCAACAACGGGCTCAGGCGGTAACGGAGGTATTTTTGCTCCCACATTATTTACCGGTGCTATTGCCGGCTATTTCCTCGTAAAATTATTGAATACCTTCTTTAATTTGGGTGTCCCCGAAAATAATTTTGCGCTTGCAGGAATGGCAGGAATGATGGCTGCCGTAATGCACGCACCTTTAACAGGAATATTCTTAACTGCCGAGATTACTGGTGGCTACGGGTTATTTATACCGCTGCTAATTACTTCAACGGTAGCTTATGTAACGATTATGCGTTTTGAACCACACTCCATTTATACCAAACGCCTGGCAGAATCCGGAGAACTCATTACACATCATAAAGACAAGGCTATTCTTCGGTCGATGGAGGTAAAGAAAATGATTGAGAACGATTTTGCAATTATTTCTCCCGATGCTACTTTAGGCGATTTAGTTAAAGCTATCTCAAAATCGAATAGGAACCTTTTTCCTATTGTCGACGAAGAAGGCTACCTGAAAGGAATGGTGAAACTATCGAAAGTAAAGAACCTAATTTTCGAGCACGAACTTTACGATACGGTAATGGTAAAAGACCTGATGTTTATGCCTGAATTTTATATTTCGTCAAAAGATAATATGGAAACGGTAGCCAAAAAATTTGAGACATCAAATAGATATAATCTTGCCGTTATTGACGATGGTAAGTATCTGGGATTTATTTCGCGTGCTATTGTTTTCTCGAACTACAGAAAAACACTGGAATATTTTTCCAACGAATAG
- a CDS encoding chloride channel protein, with protein sequence MAKGRLHFLVRLHRWRLKHLGERGFLTVLSIVIGVLAGIAAVIIKNTVRFTEEMVHNLVSSQVHNYIYFALPLVGIFLAILMIKYVIRSEVRHGIPTVLYSISRRKGRIRSHNLYSSVLTASLTVGFGGSVGLEGPTVATGTAWGSWIANIFRLNYKNSILMLACACAGAMAAIFKAPIAAIVFAVEVIMIDLTVFSLVPLLLASSTAVVTSYLFLGQDVLYPFNVVDTFALGDLPFYIALGIVTGFVSVYFTKMYLFIADLFEKLKNNTIRLIVGGTGLGALIFLFPALYGEGYESINECLAGDLTYLFDNSLFYSLREEIWAAMLLIVAVILLKIVATSLTFGAGGVGGIFAPTLFMGVNTGMLFSLLINRLGIRELNSNNFALIGMAGLIAGVLHAPLTGIFLIADISGGYKLFVPLMVTATFAYLIVRTFTPNSVYHIQLAKRKELLTHDKDANVLQLMQVRNLIETDFEVLSPDATLRDLTKAITKAHRDLFPVVKDDGTMVGMVKMDDVREMIFDHDLYDILKISELMYMPEFYIDPNDSMEIVTNKFESSGRYNLAVIENGKYIGFISRARVFTRYRKQIINVSHV encoded by the coding sequence ATGGCGAAGGGCAGACTGCATTTTTTAGTAAGACTTCACAGGTGGCGATTAAAGCATCTGGGCGAGCGTGGTTTTTTAACTGTGCTTAGTATTGTTATTGGAGTTCTGGCGGGAATAGCAGCAGTAATTATTAAAAATACAGTTCGGTTTACCGAAGAGATGGTGCACAATCTTGTGTCCAGCCAAGTGCATAATTACATCTATTTTGCTTTGCCGCTGGTGGGGATTTTCCTTGCTATTTTAATGATAAAATATGTTATTCGATCGGAAGTAAGGCATGGAATACCAACTGTATTGTACAGTATATCAAGACGTAAAGGAAGAATACGGAGTCATAACCTGTATTCATCTGTGCTAACCGCATCCTTAACAGTTGGTTTTGGTGGTTCGGTAGGATTAGAGGGGCCAACTGTAGCAACCGGAACAGCCTGGGGATCGTGGATTGCTAATATTTTTCGCTTAAATTATAAGAATTCAATATTAATGCTTGCCTGTGCCTGTGCAGGTGCTATGGCCGCTATTTTTAAAGCGCCCATTGCGGCTATTGTTTTTGCCGTTGAAGTGATAATGATTGATTTAACCGTATTTTCACTGGTTCCATTATTATTGGCCTCATCAACTGCTGTGGTAACATCGTATTTATTCCTGGGGCAAGATGTCCTCTACCCGTTTAATGTTGTCGACACTTTCGCTCTGGGCGATCTGCCTTTCTATATTGCCTTGGGAATTGTAACCGGTTTCGTTTCGGTTTATTTTACCAAAATGTATTTGTTTATAGCCGATCTTTTTGAAAAACTTAAAAACAATACGATCAGGCTAATCGTTGGTGGAACCGGTCTTGGTGCGCTAATTTTTCTTTTTCCGGCATTGTACGGCGAAGGTTATGAATCGATTAATGAATGTTTAGCTGGTGATTTAACTTACCTTTTCGATAATAGTTTGTTTTATTCATTACGAGAAGAAATTTGGGCTGCCATGCTACTTATTGTAGCTGTAATTTTGCTTAAAATTGTAGCCACATCGCTTACTTTTGGAGCCGGTGGTGTTGGAGGAATTTTTGCTCCAACTTTGTTTATGGGGGTAAATACCGGAATGCTTTTTTCGTTGCTTATCAACCGTTTGGGAATAAGAGAACTAAATTCAAATAATTTTGCATTAATAGGAATGGCCGGATTAATTGCCGGGGTTCTGCACGCACCGCTCACTGGAATATTCCTTATCGCTGATATTTCAGGAGGTTACAAGTTGTTTGTGCCACTAATGGTAACAGCCACTTTTGCCTATTTAATAGTACGGACTTTTACGCCTAATTCCGTTTATCATATTCAGCTGGCCAAACGTAAAGAATTGCTCACCCACGATAAAGATGCAAATGTATTGCAGCTTATGCAAGTGCGAAATCTTATTGAAACTGACTTTGAAGTGTTATCGCCCGATGCTACTTTGCGCGACCTTACCAAAGCCATTACCAAAGCTCATCGCGATTTATTTCCCGTGGTAAAAGACGATGGAACAATGGTGGGCATGGTAAAAATGGATGACGTTAGAGAAATGATTTTTGATCATGATTTATACGACATTTTAAAAATAAGTGAATTAATGTATATGCCCGAATTTTATATTGATCCGAATGATAGCATGGAAATCGTTACCAATAAGTTCGAATCATCAGGGCGTTATAATCTGGCTGTTATTGAAAATGGTAAATACATTGGATTTATTTCCCGGGCTCGTGTTTTCACCCGTTATAGAAAACAGATAATTAATGTTTCTCATGTTTAG
- a CDS encoding Gfo/Idh/MocA family oxidoreductase encodes MKKQIAVALASFGMSGQVFHGPLLKVNKNFRVKLVLERSKTLSQELFPDAKIVRTFDAVLADTEVELVVINTPDKFHYPMVKQALEAGKHVVVEKPATLRSAELEELIELAKSKNLVFTIFQNRRWDGDFRTVQKVIKEARFGRLVEFEAHYDRYRTEITPDTWKEEGDEYGGVLYNLGSHMIDQAYVLFGRPQTVTAHLKTVRTGGKVSDYYDIRLDYEGFSALLKCSYLIMDPSPRYMINGEYGTFKKWGIDGQEELLKAGNLPAGDDWGKEESDWWGTQVYTENEEHVEELVETIPGDYRIFYDNVFEAIRNNKELLVKPQEALEVLKILEACLLSNRGRQTVIL; translated from the coding sequence ATGAAGAAACAGATTGCAGTTGCTTTGGCCTCTTTTGGTATGTCGGGACAAGTATTTCATGGACCGTTGTTGAAGGTGAACAAAAATTTCAGAGTAAAACTTGTTCTCGAACGATCCAAAACCTTATCGCAAGAATTGTTTCCTGACGCAAAGATTGTGCGAACATTCGATGCTGTTTTAGCAGATACCGAAGTGGAATTAGTGGTTATAAATACACCTGATAAATTTCATTACCCGATGGTGAAACAGGCATTGGAAGCCGGCAAACATGTGGTAGTAGAAAAACCAGCCACATTGCGGAGTGCTGAATTAGAAGAGCTTATAGAACTGGCAAAGTCAAAAAATCTGGTTTTTACCATATTTCAGAATCGCCGATGGGATGGAGATTTTAGAACAGTACAAAAAGTGATTAAGGAAGCGCGTTTTGGAAGATTGGTTGAATTTGAAGCGCATTACGACCGCTACCGAACCGAAATTACACCGGATACCTGGAAAGAAGAAGGCGATGAATATGGTGGTGTTTTGTATAATCTGGGATCGCATATGATTGACCAGGCTTATGTTTTGTTTGGCCGGCCTCAAACGGTTACTGCCCATTTAAAAACGGTTAGAACAGGAGGGAAGGTTTCGGACTATTATGATATCCGACTGGACTATGAAGGCTTTTCGGCTTTGCTGAAATGTTCTTATCTGATAATGGATCCCAGTCCCAGATATATGATCAATGGCGAATATGGCACCTTTAAAAAGTGGGGAATTGACGGACAGGAAGAATTATTAAAAGCAGGTAATTTACCTGCAGGTGACGACTGGGGAAAAGAAGAATCTGACTGGTGGGGGACACAGGTTTATACAGAAAACGAAGAGCATGTGGAAGAGCTGGTTGAGACTATTCCAGGAGATTACCGTATTTTTTACGATAACGTTTTTGAGGCTATTCGCAACAATAAAGAATTGCTGGTAAAACCACAGGAAGCATTGGAAGTACTAAAAATTTTGGAAGCCTGTTTACTGAGCAATAGAGGCCGACAAACTGTAATTCTCTAA
- a CDS encoding N(4)-(beta-N-acetylglucosaminyl)-L-asparaginase, whose protein sequence is MISRRSFLAKSSLLLASAGMATKSFSNSVFQSTNKCPVVISTWNHGMPANEAAWEVLAKGGHSLDAVEAGVRVPEADPNVITVGKGGIPDACGNVTLDACIMDEKGRAGSVAYLQKIVHPVSVARLVMEKTPHVMLSGKGALKFALDNGFQKEKLLTKARKKEWKQWKKKNEEFRNKINIENVTEDNHDTIGMLAIDEKGRISGACTTSGMGYKMPGRVGDSPIIGAGLFVDGEVGGATATGSGELVMKTLGSFLVVELMRGGMSPGRACEEAVRRIAKKIPDYQSHQIGYIALNTKGEYGSFCIQAGFNFAVKTAEQTDLIEAEAWLKKL, encoded by the coding sequence ATGATATCCCGACGTTCCTTTTTAGCAAAAAGTTCGTTACTGCTTGCTAGTGCCGGCATGGCCACTAAATCGTTTTCAAATTCTGTTTTTCAGTCAACAAATAAATGCCCGGTTGTTATTTCAACATGGAATCATGGTATGCCGGCTAATGAGGCAGCCTGGGAGGTATTAGCTAAAGGAGGTCATTCGCTTGATGCCGTTGAGGCAGGAGTGCGCGTACCGGAAGCCGACCCGAATGTAATTACTGTTGGAAAAGGTGGCATTCCCGATGCGTGCGGAAATGTTACGCTTGATGCCTGTATTATGGATGAAAAAGGACGAGCAGGTAGTGTAGCTTATTTGCAGAAAATTGTTCATCCTGTTTCGGTTGCTCGCCTGGTAATGGAGAAAACGCCGCATGTAATGTTAAGCGGAAAAGGAGCTTTGAAATTTGCACTTGATAATGGTTTTCAAAAAGAAAAGCTGTTAACCAAGGCACGCAAAAAAGAGTGGAAGCAATGGAAAAAGAAGAATGAGGAATTTCGTAACAAGATAAACATAGAGAATGTTACTGAAGATAACCACGATACCATTGGGATGCTGGCTATCGACGAAAAGGGCCGTATTTCCGGAGCGTGTACCACCAGCGGAATGGGCTATAAAATGCCCGGAAGAGTGGGCGACTCGCCAATTATTGGAGCCGGTTTATTTGTTGATGGCGAAGTGGGAGGCGCAACAGCAACCGGATCGGGCGAATTGGTAATGAAAACATTGGGCTCGTTTTTGGTGGTTGAATTAATGCGTGGTGGAATGTCGCCCGGCAGAGCTTGCGAAGAGGCTGTTCGGCGTATTGCTAAAAAGATTCCTGATTACCAAAGTCACCAAATTGGTTACATCGCACTAAATACCAAAGGCGAATATGGTTCATTTTGTATTCAGGCCGGATTTAATTTTGCCGTAAAAACAGCTGAGCAAACTGATTTGATTGAGGCAGAAGCCTGGTTAAAGAAACTGTAA
- a CDS encoding RNA recognition motif domain-containing protein, protein MNLFVAKLDSSITGDYLNELFSAHGEVASAKVIFDRETGNSKCFGFVEMPNEEEANAAIASLNESEVEGKQIVVKEANPPQERPRRDFNRGGGGGYNRGGGGGGYNRGGGGGGYNRGGGGGDRREGGGNRW, encoded by the coding sequence ATGAATTTATTTGTTGCAAAGTTAGACTCATCGATTACTGGTGACTACTTAAATGAGCTGTTCTCTGCACACGGAGAAGTAGCATCTGCCAAAGTTATTTTTGACAGAGAAACGGGAAACTCGAAATGTTTTGGTTTTGTTGAAATGCCAAACGAAGAAGAAGCTAATGCTGCGATTGCTTCGCTTAACGAAAGCGAAGTTGAAGGAAAACAAATTGTAGTTAAGGAAGCAAATCCTCCACAGGAACGACCACGTCGTGATTTTAACCGCGGTGGCGGTGGTGGCTACAACCGCGGTGGTGGTGGCGGTGGTTACAACCGTGGCGGCGGTGGCGGTGGCTACAACCGCGGCGGTGGTGGTGGCGACCGCAGAGAAGGCGGTGGTAACCGGTGGTAA
- a CDS encoding FUSC family membrane protein, with the protein MKNQEKGHLRTNIKFFRDVFLLHPYRLFALRATISMGILAVPFVIAGLPFFGVTLALGALAGALSETDDHPKGRIKSLSITILSFFISSFSVGLLNNYTWILGAGFILSTIVFILIGGIGERYRAITFGSVLVGIYAMLGIEISPAWYWQAILLPAGALFHGILTLLLIFRNPWRLLDQQMANGFHSLSNYLDKKALLFPSDKKDQEGINKDLALLNVNVVNALERIKDVLNNYAREMNDTQALTPYLQRFMSLQSLHERAASTHDRHDKLGNSQEQIEIMEGFGEMLRQLAYASRMVAENMLTGTSYSHPPALEWISKAIDDKLQNMPAEDAQDLILLLHNLHRSHVSLKYLDNLEEGTSIPRLRRDERTPFQRLKEQLSLRHPRMRYALRLSLTFALGYFLQNYFELDKGQWVMLTSLFVSQITYSDTRRRLFERLMGTVTGIVIGAALLQIFTTTAAQLLLMLGSAMAFFYWLRKKYSIAVIFVTTFVLSAFNLVSNDGGINIMIPRLVDTLLGATLSFLTIRFLWPGWQYRRIPGLISTALEKNRNYFQAIAQEYEKASNDDLTYRIARREAHLADNELAQAWNSMRQEPKSKQRMMHNALTITYLNHALLSHISALGAHRETNTEDYRDIDPIFEQLDKKLAEAGNSNVNNFSPDLSELLMTLQHQIKITEAGLKRQQLRLFYNIAATTSKINDELKRSYS; encoded by the coding sequence ATGAAGAACCAGGAAAAGGGACATTTGCGAACCAATATAAAATTTTTCAGGGATGTATTTTTGTTGCATCCCTATCGTTTGTTTGCTTTACGTGCAACAATTTCGATGGGCATTTTAGCAGTTCCCTTTGTTATTGCCGGACTACCTTTTTTTGGAGTTACACTTGCTTTGGGAGCATTGGCCGGCGCGCTGTCAGAAACCGACGACCACCCAAAAGGACGTATAAAATCATTATCGATAACCATTCTCAGTTTCTTTATCTCAAGTTTTTCAGTAGGCCTCTTAAATAATTACACCTGGATTCTTGGCGCTGGTTTTATTTTATCCACCATCGTATTTATATTAATTGGAGGAATTGGCGAACGTTACCGTGCCATTACCTTTGGGTCAGTTCTGGTAGGAATTTATGCTATGCTGGGAATTGAGATCAGTCCGGCATGGTACTGGCAGGCTATTCTTTTACCGGCCGGAGCACTATTTCATGGCATTTTAACTTTGTTATTAATCTTTCGGAACCCGTGGCGGTTACTCGACCAGCAAATGGCAAATGGGTTTCACTCATTATCCAATTATCTCGACAAAAAAGCGCTGCTTTTCCCCAGCGATAAAAAAGACCAGGAAGGCATTAATAAAGATCTGGCGTTGCTAAACGTGAATGTTGTAAATGCGCTCGAACGTATTAAAGATGTATTGAACAACTATGCCAGAGAAATGAATGATACACAGGCATTGACTCCCTATTTGCAACGTTTTATGTCGTTACAAAGTCTTCACGAACGTGCCGCATCAACCCACGACCGACACGATAAACTTGGAAATAGCCAGGAGCAGATTGAAATTATGGAAGGCTTTGGCGAAATGCTTCGTCAGTTGGCTTATGCATCGCGAATGGTGGCCGAAAATATGCTTACCGGAACGTCATACAGTCACCCGCCAGCCCTCGAATGGATATCAAAAGCCATTGACGACAAACTGCAAAACATGCCTGCCGAAGATGCTCAGGATCTGATTTTGCTTCTTCATAATTTGCATCGTTCGCATGTTTCATTAAAATACCTCGACAACCTGGAAGAAGGCACTTCAATACCTCGATTACGTCGCGATGAAAGAACTCCATTTCAGCGTCTAAAAGAGCAGCTTTCGCTACGCCACCCGCGCATGCGCTATGCCTTGCGGCTCAGTCTTACATTTGCCTTAGGCTACTTTCTTCAAAATTACTTTGAGCTGGATAAAGGACAGTGGGTAATGTTAACCAGCTTATTTGTTAGCCAAATTACATACAGCGATACCCGCCGCCGGCTTTTCGAGCGTTTAATGGGAACGGTTACCGGAATTGTTATCGGAGCAGCACTTTTACAGATTTTTACAACTACCGCGGCACAACTTTTATTAATGTTAGGCTCGGCAATGGCATTTTTCTATTGGCTACGAAAGAAATATTCGATTGCTGTAATATTTGTAACCACTTTTGTTCTCAGTGCATTTAACCTGGTCTCTAACGACGGAGGAATAAATATCATGATTCCAAGGCTTGTGGATACGCTGCTTGGAGCCACTTTGTCATTTCTTACCATACGTTTTTTGTGGCCCGGATGGCAGTATCGTCGCATACCAGGACTCATCTCCACGGCACTGGAAAAGAACAGAAACTATTTTCAGGCTATCGCTCAGGAATATGAAAAAGCGAGTAATGACGATTTAACGTACCGCATAGCCAGAAGGGAAGCACACCTGGCCGATAACGAGCTGGCACAAGCATGGAACAGTATGCGACAGGAACCCAAAAGTAAACAGCGGATGATGCACAATGCACTAACAATTACCTATTTAAATCACGCGCTACTCTCACACATTTCGGCGCTGGGCGCACACCGCGAAACCAATACCGAAGACTACCGCGATATTGATCCGATATTTGAACAACTCGACAAAAAACTGGCAGAGGCCGGCAACAGCAATGTCAATAATTTTTCCCCCGATCTTTCAGAACTTTTGATGACACTGCAACATCAAATTAAAATTACCGAAGCCGGATTAAAAAGACAACAACTACGCTTGTTTTATAATATAGCAGCCACCACTTCAAAAATCAACGATGAATTGAAAAGAAGTTATTCTTAA
- a CDS encoding TIGR01777 family oxidoreductase yields the protein MNIKITGSNGYIGQLIVAELKKKGHTVSGIKRNLLYGTSPDLQEALRNSDVLINLAGAPILQRWTTDNKEIIYNSRVVTTRNLVKAIIELPESERPGKVVSASAIGIYKSGFTHTEESNNFDEGFVGDVVKDWEHELTALPNSIKTIIFRLGVVFGKEAKTIKNMLLPFKLGLGGKIGSGEQPFPFIHEKDVVDAFLWATEKLQKNEIFNLTAPENISNKEFTNSLAQQLNRPAFFTIPPFALKLVYGKAATLLTQSPEVSSKKLLDSGFKFKYPTIRATLQNIISKA from the coding sequence ATGAATATAAAAATAACAGGCAGCAACGGATATATTGGCCAATTAATTGTAGCAGAACTGAAAAAAAAAGGGCACACTGTTTCCGGTATAAAACGAAACTTGCTCTATGGAACATCACCCGACCTACAAGAGGCATTACGCAATTCCGATGTTCTGATAAATCTCGCCGGGGCACCTATTTTACAGCGCTGGACAACCGATAATAAAGAAATAATCTACAACAGTAGGGTTGTTACTACCCGCAACCTGGTAAAAGCGATTATTGAGTTACCCGAAAGTGAACGCCCCGGAAAAGTGGTGTCAGCATCGGCTATTGGCATATACAAATCAGGATTTACACACACAGAAGAAAGCAATAATTTTGATGAAGGTTTTGTTGGTGATGTGGTTAAAGATTGGGAACATGAACTAACAGCTTTACCCAATAGTATTAAAACTATAATCTTTCGGCTGGGAGTTGTTTTTGGAAAAGAGGCAAAAACCATAAAAAACATGCTGCTTCCGTTTAAATTAGGACTTGGTGGTAAAATTGGATCAGGAGAACAGCCATTTCCGTTTATTCACGAGAAAGATGTGGTAGATGCGTTTCTTTGGGCCACCGAGAAACTTCAGAAAAACGAAATATTCAACTTAACAGCGCCCGAAAATATTTCAAATAAAGAATTCACCAACAGCCTTGCCCAACAACTCAATCGACCCGCATTTTTCACCATTCCTCCTTTTGCCTTAAAACTGGTTTATGGTAAAGCAGCCACACTACTTACCCAATCACCCGAAGTATCATCAAAAAAACTACTGGATTCAGGCTTTAAATTCAAATACCCCACAATTCGTGCAACCTTACAAAACATTATTAGTAAGGCCTAA
- a CDS encoding cytidylate kinase-like family protein, whose translation MKNFLKSYLLESKCINLETGDYPGPFLTISRQAGCSAKRIAIKLSKILTGYSYMSETKTDVEWKWVDKDMFLGVVQEMIEEVKSGDYEDAEESIRFLKEVGRAFSDETIYDISDDKLIATLKGIICRLAHQGRTIIVGRSSGAILKDIPNKLNIRLEAPSDWRINRMMQIKDMTRSEAEKYINEADIKRDAFIEKIIGRTAENEDFDVIFNYASLEDDQIVDAVINILRNKKIISPHHDF comes from the coding sequence ATGAAAAATTTTTTGAAGAGTTATCTACTGGAATCCAAATGTATTAACCTCGAAACAGGTGACTACCCCGGACCATTTCTTACCATCTCGCGCCAGGCAGGATGTTCTGCAAAGCGCATTGCTATTAAGCTTTCAAAGATTCTTACCGGTTACAGTTATATGTCGGAAACAAAAACCGATGTGGAGTGGAAATGGGTTGATAAAGACATGTTTTTAGGCGTGGTTCAGGAAATGATAGAAGAAGTAAAATCTGGTGATTATGAGGATGCGGAAGAATCGATTCGCTTTTTAAAAGAAGTTGGCCGCGCGTTTTCGGATGAAACCATCTACGACATTTCTGACGATAAACTGATTGCCACATTAAAAGGAATTATTTGCAGACTGGCACACCAGGGACGTACAATTATTGTGGGTCGATCGTCGGGTGCAATTTTAAAAGACATACCTAACAAACTAAACATCAGGCTGGAGGCTCCAAGCGACTGGAGAATTAACCGAATGATGCAAATAAAAGATATGACCAGAAGCGAAGCAGAGAAATACATTAATGAAGCAGATATAAAAAGGGATGCCTTTATTGAAAAAATAATTGGCAGAACAGCCGAAAACGAAGATTTTGATGTAATATTTAATTATGCATCACTTGAAGACGATCAAATCGTAGATGCCGTAATTAACATATTACGAAACAAAAAAATCATTTCTCCTCATCACGACTTCTAA